A stretch of DNA from Cryptomeria japonica chromosome 4, Sugi_1.0, whole genome shotgun sequence:
tcaaaaatttcttatagatatcaaggtgtaaaataacactatttctatactttctttttcatcatttgatagtgtgttatacaacttgttgaTGTTTGTCAAtttttcatcttcatttatctcactcaaaagtttgtcaagtggaggaacaacttgtttttgtttcatcttctttggtgtcaacttccttgCTGGAGGCCTaattgcctattgtttctatctaGATCTTTTTGGTATAGGAGCAGTTGCCAGTGaggtttttctttttctctctacccttttgaattctactagtatctcactgtcagaggaggtagcaaccgaTGAAAGATGTGTTTCTGATTGTAAAAcatccaagtcactctccttaatacaagttttatttaatacatcttccttgattgctttttccTGCCTTGATCATTTTCTGACTATCGGTTCagttttcttaattcttttctgagattgaatttttctttctattatttcagcacttccaaatatttcttcagttGGTTCTTTGGGTTCTTCTAAGAGGGCCTTTGCATAggtttcaattatgttttcatctgcctcatatcccatttctgttacccaaatagtccttgggaccactgcctccatccatatttcatctttcttaattacaaagcatatctccttttgatatttgtcaaaaatagcttgagatagccttatcctattTTTCATTCTAGATTTTAGTGTCTGAAAGTGTTCATTTATGTTAttttctctgtcatctcccatgttgttgagtATGTCCAGAACTTggtttcctatcggtatgtcaaaaccaaaatcctttctaccaataccgggaacttTTTTCGTAATatataacatcaaacatacaagtaggtttccaaatttgaaagtccctttcttatcaccttttatcttccccaaattgtctatcagttcatccttcaaccattcacaaatatcaatttttgctttgttttttaccatgtcataggcacttttgatacataagttgtaaacaaagtttaatctgttggcatgtgtagccttgtatccaagaatcatgcttatgaaccttatgttgatatccttaacatcatttactcttagggatctcttatcaaatgttgcactgatTAGGGTTAttatagtgtcatttggaacctttttagtcttgtcaggcctactaccggtggagAGTAATCTTGCCACTGCCCTAATTGCCtctttggttatcttgtgaattgaATATAACCAAAAGACttctccatgtactcttcttaacacaatccttataacatccttcagaaaatcaaggatactaagaatttccacaaaacctatggtttcaattatcttgtgttctggtttaacatttccattttcatcacatataacagtcttctacatgttcttaatttcatcatctcctagctcatctatatgacaatgtatgtagattctaggatcttACAACTACTTTAGGTATttgtgagaatgctcctagggtatcatctttcttcgcaattttgggaatgattttaaatatgggcctacgGCACTCAACAacttcaactacagtagggtttgcaatgaattcaagtgcagatgaggaagccattgttataaacaCCTTAAactgcctttaggtatgagtgctagaatgatttgcttcacttctcattgtggatgccttcggTCAGGATTTTCACGCTCTCAAGAAATTttaatgctcagtgaatgaaaaaggagccaaaacacttgctttatagtgtcatttccttcaactgccacatttaatacctgtcgattaagtgaaaacttaactcatctgctggtaaagaaacatttcatcttcttaccatcaaccaagggtaaactagcataTTTTACATTTTGTTGCCACCCCTCGAAGGGATTATTTCTTCAGTTAGAAGAAGAATATCCTGTCGGTGGAGTGGTACTctattctgtcggtggaggagtattcacatcaatattctgatctgactttctaatccattgttttgaaaattatttctttacttcttcaactttctctttaccttttaggctgggtcctttgttatttgccagtgatgccttgcttctacaaaattttgcaatatgtttgattttgttacaagcataacaagtcacattgtttttttgaattgcttttccatatcctatgccggtatgcgttttgcattgattagataagtgtccaaatcttccacaaacataacatcttacattcattctataattttttgaattatgtccaagtttgttgcatttagaacattgaccagttgGTACATTGGTATTCTgctagtttctagatctacactaatttacTCTATGGTtgtacttgttacagttaaagcatttcccattaaatttataagcaataggttgtcttaccggtttgttgtggtCATGAATGTTTGCAgtgccagagctttcaccaacttcaaagccaagtccattagtatctccattaggtttctaatttttcaacatgtcatcaagttatTCTAAacgtttcttgaatttctccttgtgttgatttgcagtagccaacttattttccaagaaatctttttgtctcatgagttcagttttatcatgatccaagtgaatcatatatgtttttaacatatcattttcatgactgagtcttagatttttatttgcaggatcattgattcttctagccaaatcatcttcactCGTCTTTCTGTTTttagtgtctttacaaaatctcatggtcatatcttgcatctcatttctcaaagatATATTCTCTTGTTTCAGTTTGCTTACCCGATCATTAAGAGTCTCTCTTTCATCATCaccactctgtatcttctcatgaagttctcttcttttgttcctagcaatattaagattctcctaaagtccttgaatgatttcctatgtagccttcagatcatcttcaagtttcatattcttcaacttttctgcatcataatctgcaagggatgtttccaattgctttctcagattatccatctataccagtgtcagaatcttcctcaagctattaggcttttgaaaatagaggaccacgctctaataccaattgttagtattcccaaggatactaagagggggggtgaatcaatatctttccggttaatggattttcttaacttattaaataatttgcatctcaaaacagtgtactggtaaacaagaattaatgtagtaaataagagcaataaccacaacatagaaagcacaccataataaaaaaatttaacgaggaaacctagtgtgggaaaatcctcggtgggatttgtgacccacaatattcgctcactggccaataagtgaatattactgatacaataggggtttgcacatgcaagaaggccaactgcctaaagctcattgcttaaatacaaaagagaaatctcattgacttacaaaaatggattaagtaAATCCAATATAGTCTActacttcggttcagcatctgctatgtcaggttcagtacaggtttaagctcatgcaacttccataaaccttattccaaactccaccttaatattcgcatattagttttgcaataatctaaccatatctgcatcttttaaatgatctacaagatctcaaaCTTATATGGGTCCTATTACAATTTGGCTTTGTCGGCTTtcaaaaggattttacaattaaatacaaaataaacaaaatcttgtcggccagggtgttggTAATCATCTTTTCGTTGCCGGTGAactatatgccagtgtagagtctaccgGTGTTGGTGcctgctagtgccataggattgtaaggttgccatcaatgataataccttcaatcacctacaatttctcattggagtgtgcatttgccaacatagtcTCCTACTGTCTCTAAAAAGGATGCCCCCTTTCCTCCTAGACATGATGTCTCTAATTTGAATCTTGGCTCGCTCACTTCGGATGTTAAGGTGTTGATGCTAGAAGAGGTCAGTGGGCACTAGGACATCATGGTTATTAAATGGAGTGTCTCACAATTTAATGTAGGTATAAGAAATATTAAAAGGTTTGAGGTAGTGGTGGAGGTAGAAGCTAGGGCTAACAAATAGGCAATGGAGGAAAACAATGAAGAAGTTTGGGAGGATACTAGTGATATGGCTGGTAAATTAGAGAAATCGGACAAGGTCAAAGGGATACTAAATTACCTTAGTGAAAAGTTGTCTCAAAGAGTTATAGCAATGTAGTGATTGAGATGAAGGAAAGCTAACAAATCCTGAATCAAAAATTGAGGAAATGTCTATGCTAAGCCAAGAGATGGCCTTGAAGAAGTCAACCTCCTTGCAAGCTATTTAGGAGGAAATTGACTgtaggaaagaggaggaaaaagaaatttGGTGACTCCCTCTGTTATGATGGAGGCCCTTGCCTCAATGGTCAAGGCTACCTTGGATTCTAGTACTCTCGCCTCTATTAAGAATTatgacaaaaaaaaattcctcTCATTAATCTATGTAAAGAACTGCAAGAGGGTAACACCTCCACCAAATAGACTATCCCTTTGTTTCTTTGGTGGGTGGCTATTTGGTTTATGTTTTTTCGTTATGTCTCTAGTTCTCAATTGGTTGTCTAATGGTTCCTAGCAATTTTTTGTTTCTTTAGTTTTTTGGCTATATGCGCATTTCTCATGCACCCGATGTATTGCTATTTAGCAATTATGTAAAGGTTCACGTCTATCCCACTTTTTATTAATCAGAACAATGTTGTTGCAGCTGAAATTCATGAGCTATGTAAAGGTTCGTGTCTATCCCACATTAGTTTATAAATGTCAATAAAGCCCAAGATGGAGTTTACATTAATTTGCAATTTTTGTAAGCTGAGTCAAGTTTCACACAAATTTATTTTTGTCCTCCTTATTTTATTATACTTATTGTGTGAAATGTTTTatacaaattattttaaaatgaaaaaatgaaatcaaagaatgtttaaaatttttatagagatatatgttttataatttttatttttaaaattaattttattatatatatatattttatttcttataCGCAACCTTTTAAACTTCTGTTTCTCGTCACGTTGCCATGCCATTGCCCTTCTCATTTCTCGTTTCTTAATAACATAGCTCTGGAGCCATATAACCGCTGCATTCAAATTAAAAATGCTTATGAATAACCCTAAACAAAAGCATTGGAGGTCAAGTTTCAGAAATTAATTGAGAGAGTCTATTGTATCTCTAAACCAAAAGGAACTAAAAGAACAGAAACTTTATTATCATTATGATGCTTACAATGTGCCTGCAACTCTTGTTTGAATGTGGGTCTTGTCTTCAGGGAAAAGTTTGGTTAAACCGAAATCAGCTAGCTTTGAATTGAATTTATGATCAAGCAAAATATTATTTGCTTTAATATCTCTATCAATAATTCGCAATTGTGAATCCTCATGAAGGTAGAGAAGACCATGCGCAATTCCAATGATGATGTTGGAACGCTTTAACCAATCTAGCTCTCTACCCCTTTCTAAATCTGTTATCCCAAATTTTTAGAAATTTGTTACCCTTTCATCTTTTCAAAAGTAAATTAAAGTTGTATAGCAACATACCAAATAGAAATGTGTCCAAGCTCTTGTTGGGAAAATACTCATAAACAAGCAGTCTTTCATTTCCCTCGGCACAACATCCTAGCAGCTTGGCAAGGTTTCGGTGTTGAACATTAGCCACTAGTTTCACTTCATTCATAAATTCTTTGTTTCCTTGTGTAGATTTGGCAGAAAGTTTTTTCACAGCTATCTCTTTTCCGTCTCTAGTTATCCGCTAAAACATTGAAAACAGATTTAGAGCTCTCCATATAAATTGACATTAGTTTAGACCAGATTAAACTATAGACCCACCTTGTAGACCGCACCGTAGCCTTCATTTCCAAGTTTATTTTTGTCATGAAAATTTTCTGTGGCTTCTGCTAACAATTCTAAGCTGAACACAAATTGTTGCTCTTGCACAAGTACGCCAGATTTAGAGGAAAGTCCATGCCTCTCTGTGGTATCAGAAAATAATGAGACAAATTGATTAAGCTTAGATATTTTTTTACACTTAGACCAcaatgaagaaaacaaaaaaactagAAATGGATTCCTAAGGGACCACCTTGATtattgtaaggaagcaaaggtgtgcggaaacgcttcctacgctaatcttgaggggacagttatgcaactttcaacttaaatattactaagatatcaagaaatgcacaataaagcataaacaaaatagcaatgaacacataacacagtgattaccatggggaaacccttctgggagaaaaaccccaccctccaaaactcgcacaatgtattatcaaatcaagctgattacaatacacttgcaatgcaagttcttataggagctcgaactcagagagactccttctagcatccagtcttgcaaaaaactcaattatcaaactcctccccaagcccttcttttatagtgattttacaacctagaaaccacttgtggttttacaaaaccatgggcttaaccaccatgccacatggtgcccatttttgacatttacatttccaaaatggaaaaacaaccaagttaaaatagtaatcccgtccataattttgtcccctagcttagactctcttaaaagtcacaaaatgagtcattaaggctctaaaaatgacccacctatattctactatggacaagactcatttttaacaactcactaaccattttccaatgcataaacatgtgaaaactacctcaaacaaattctgaaattttccagaaaaagactgcaaggttgagacacatgtttctcaacaatTATCAGTAGTAATAGTTATTCACCTTCCAAAAATGAAAGATTTAACCCATTTTCTGAATgcaatcagacaaagaactaatgcCAGAATTATGCTTCCGATAAGACCAGAAGCTACGGGTAATGTTTTTGAAGACTTTTCTGTAAAATACAATTCAATAGTTATTTCTTAGAATTGTATCCCTACAATGCTTTATAAAAGTACTAAAAGTGGAAAGAGAATAACTTGACTGCAATTTAACGAATGCTATCTTCCTTAAAACTTAGTTGCAGTACCAATGAAATGACTGCAACGGATTAAAACGAAAAAACAAAAGAGTAtgaatacatgtgtgtgtgtgtggctatGGCTTTAAATCAAGCTGGTGACTCTTCAATAACTATGAGATCTAGGAAATCTTTCAATTACGAATCTAATGGAAAACCAAAAATGATAAAAGAACTGAATATACTTTCCAATTTCATACAAATGGAAAGGAACTAATATAATTCTGAACATACCTTTTGATATCGTTGTAGAAGTTCCATTAACCGTATCAGGTGAGGGGGCTACTACAGGAGGCAGGACAGGTGTGGAAGCAGTTGGAGGTGTGGGAGAATTTGGATTGGATCCCTCAGGGGAGGGAGAGGGCGACTGAGCAGAGTCAAAAAAGGGTCTTGTCTCATATATTACCTTGCAACTTCCCCACTGAACCTGGGCTCCTTGGTTTGAAATATTGTTTATACTTGTTCTTGCTTGAAACAAACAAGTTCTGCAATCTTGCACTGATATATCTCTCCAACACTGAACTAAACCGTATAACACTCCTGAGGCAGAATAATTGGCTGATCCAGTAGCGAATCCCTTATTTTCAGGGATGTAAGCTCTGTTCGACAGATTCGACAAAAGGCTACTGATTGTGGACTTGAAAGCGTCCTCGGGTATACTATTCACATTCACCAAGATACGTCCGGTAGTATCTATTGTTGAAATAAAATTAGAGTTGTGATAGCGCATGAAGCAGTCACCCAACCATATTCGCCCACCTATGTTGTTGGCGCAAAGTTCCTGGATACTCCTATTCGCTTCCAGCACACAGTTTGAGCATTTCACAGTCGATATATTTCCCGTACACTGGATTAGACCATAGACCTTATTGGGAGATTGGCCATGGGAAGAAGTGTTAAACCCTGAACTTTGAGATGCATTCCGAAATAGATCGTTGGTAACTAAATTCAAGTTTGTGGAATAGGTGCTGCCATCAGAGGGTGTTAAGGAATTATCGCAGGTGTGCCATATGTAGCCACATATAACAGAAGAAAAATTAATTACAAACAGCAAAAGGTGGAGGATTGGGAGAAAAGTTGATCCTCTGTGAGGAATAAAAGGAAAATAGTTGTACTTCATCATTTTCTTGCTCTAAACTCTGATGCCAATTTGTA
This window harbors:
- the LOC131874927 gene encoding cysteine-rich receptor-like protein kinase 25 is translated as MMKYNYFPFIPHRGSTFLPILHLLLFVINFSSVICGYIWHTCDNSLTPSDGSTYSTNLNLVTNDLFRNASQSSGFNTSSHGQSPNKVYGLIQCTGNISTVKCSNCVLEANRSIQELCANNIGGRIWLGDCFMRYHNSNFISTIDTTGRILVNVNSIPEDAFKSTISSLLSNLSNRAYIPENKGFATGSANYSASGVLYGLVQCWRDISVQDCRTCLFQARTSINNISNQGAQVQWGSCKVIYETRPFFDSAQSPSPSPEGSNPNSPTPPTASTPVLPPVVAPSPDTVNGTSTTISKERHGLSSKSGVLVQEQQFVFSLELLAEATENFHDKNKLGNEGYGAVYKRITRDGKEIAVKKLSAKSTQGNKEFMNEVKLVANVQHRNLAKLLGCCAEGNERLLVYEYFPNKSLDTFLFAVIWLQSYVIKKREMRRAMAWQRDEKQKFKSPTNKRFATGSANYSASEMLYGLVQRWRDISMQDCRICLDTARNNVTTCYSSKKGAQVLLGSCKLRYETYPFFDSTQSPSPSLEESTPNAATPPSASTPAPPPTNGTFPKT